ATTATTGACATCATCAATGAGGAGGAGCTGCAGTTCCTCAAGACCCTAACTCGCGGTCGCAACCTACTGAACCGTACAATTGAGAAACTTGGATCTCAGACGACCATTCCTGGAGATGTCGCGTGGCGATTGTACGACACCTATGGCTTCCCTGTCGATCTTACCCAGCTCATGGCGGAAGAGAAGTCGCTGCAGATCGATATGGAAGGATATGAGGCCGCTAAGCACAATTCTTATATTCTGTCCCAAGGCAAGGGTGCCAGTAAGATCGAAGAGATTAACCTGGATGTGCACGCTATTTCCCAGCTGCAAGAGCAGGGTGTACCCCCCACAAACGACTCTTTCAAGTACAAGTATGAAGCCGTTTCTGATGAACGTGATTCTGCTTACAACTATGGCGAGTGCACCAGCAAAATCGTAGCCCTGCGTTTTGAGAACCAATTTGTTAACGAGATCACAAGCGGCCAGAAAGCCGGCATTGTGCTGGACAAGACCAATTTCTATGCCGAAAGCGGTGGTCAAATCTACGATCAAGGTGCTCTTGTGAAGGTCAACGACGAGGCAAACGAGTTCTTGGTGGATCGCGTATACAACCGTGGTGGCTACATCCTTCATATCGGTGTGGTTGAAGGAACCCTGAAGGTCGGCGATGAGCTGCAGCTGCACATCGATGTGGAACGTCGTTGGCTGACTATGAAAAATCACTCTGCCACCCATGCCCTCAATCACTGCCTTCTGCAGGTTCTCGGTAAGGACACTGAACAAAAGGGATCGTTGGTAGTGCCTGAAAAGTTGCGATTTGACTTTAACAGCAAGGCTGCCATGACCATAGAACAGGTGGCCCAAACCGAGAACCTGACCAAGGAGATGGTTTACAACAACGTTCCCATATACGCTAAGGAATCCAAACTGGCCCTGGCCAAGAAAATTCGGGGTCTTCGCTCCGTCTTCGACGAGGTGTATCCCGATCCCGTCAGGGTGATTTCTTTTGGAGTCCCAGTGGACGAACTGGAGCAGAATCCCGATTCCGAGGCCGGTGAAAAAACCTCTGTGGAGTTCTGCGGCGGCACTCATCTCAGACGCTCGGGCCACATCATGGATTTCGTCATCAGCAGTGAGGAGGCCATCGCCAAAGGAATCCGTCGCATTGTGGCTTTGACAGGCCCCGAAGCTTTGAAGGCGCTCAAGAAAGCCGAGGCTTTTGAGCAAGAAATCGTCAAATTGAAAGCTACAATCAATGCGGACGCTTCAGGCAAGGACTCCAAGAGCCACGTAAAGGAAATTGTAGAGCTGACCGAACAAATCTCACACGCCACGATTCCGTACGTGAAGAAGGACGAGATGCGCAACCTTCTTAAAGGTCTTAAGAAAACTCTGGACGACAAGGAGCGCGCCTTGCGTGCCGCCGTGTCGGTAACTGTGGTGGAGAAGGCGAAGGAATTGTGCGAGAAAAACCCGGATGCCACAGTGCTAGTGAAGGAGCTGGAGGCATTTAATAATACTAAGGCGCTGGACGCCGCTCTTAAGCAAGTGCGCACCCAGCTGCCAGACGCTGCTGCCATGTTCTTCTCCGTCGACGCCGACTCCAAGAAGATCTTCTGTCTGAGCTCGGTTCCTAAGAGTGCCGTTGAGAAGGGTCTGAAGGCGAACGAGTGGGTGCAGCACGTCTCCGCCACTTTGGGTGGCAAGGGAGGTGGCAAGCCAGAATCCGCTCAAGCCTCAGGAACCAACTACGAGAAGGTGGACGAGATCGTTGAATTGGCAACTAAATTCGCCCAGGCGAAATTGGCTTAAACAGATATAGACTTTCGATCGGCCATGCCTTTATTTTACTCACAATTTTGATAAAACTCTGCTTAACGGTAATCGTTGATCTGTTCCAAACAGCATTTCATACGAattttttgcttatttataaaataaaagcatttgtatacatatttatataacAATCTTTTAATTATGTTCAACGGTgatctattttttattattttgaattatccAATCAACAGCCTCGGAGAAGTTCTCCACCAAAGCAGTGGCTGGCGGGGATGGTACTACACCTGGCAAATATTTACCAGTTTTGACCTGGATTCCCTGCATTCCCACGCTCATTGCACCCTCGATGTCGTCAGTTGCATCCTAGAAAGAAAAAACTTGAAGTtcttaatgtttattttaattatttgtctTACATCTCCTATCATGACGCAGGAAGAGGGATCTCGTCCAGCCAAGGCGCCCTCAAAGAAGTAAGAGTTGGGCTTGCCGATCACTTTGGCAGTTCGTCCTGTGGCAAACTCAAGACCCTTAACAAAGCATCCAGGCCCCAAGGCAAGGCCATCTCCACGCTTGTAATACTTCCCTTGATGAACAGCCACCAGTTggttatcctttttttctagTAAAACCCTAAAATAAGATCAATTTTAATAGCAATTGTACTTAAAATTGAATCCTACTTGAAAGCCTTGTTCATTTGCTCATAGTTGAATGCGTTGGGCGCCAAACCTACTACTACGGAATTAAAATAACGTTCCGGATCTTCCGGGGGGAAATCTTTCCTAGCATCTTCCGATAAGAGATAGTAGGGATTCAGCTTGCCGCTCTCCACATAGGAAACGGCGGCACTAAGGGAACTGTAGATCTCCGAGGGGTCCACCTGAAATCCAATCTTGCAGAGGCGATCATGAAGCGTAGTCTTTGATTCCTTGGTAGTATTTGTAACGAACTTGACCGCTACCCCGGAGTCACGCAATCTGAGATCATAGAGATTGTTTAATGGATGTGTACTATATGTaatgaattattattaataatggAAGTACTTACCGCACTAGGGCTTCGACTGCATTGGGTGTCGGTTCATCTTCCACATGCAACGTGCCACTGAGATCTATCAAAGCAGCTTGGATGGACATCCTCCTTAATTGGAAATAATTTCTTCGCCCACtcgaaattaaaaacatttaacaCTTCGATAACGGTCTATTTATGTTATCGGATCCAGTTTATCGGAATCGAATGGAGAACAATAACCCCTCTCGAGGCTACGCCCATGCTTTCGCACGTTTAAACAATGTTATTAACCGGTAGATCCTTCTTGGGAAGAGTGTTGCTGGATATATCACAAAATGTTGGCCAAAAGGGATTCATTGTAAACTACTGCAAGGCAGCTACAGCCTTGCGGCCGACGAAGGCCAAGTCCAAGAGGAAGGAGgttcaaaaaatttgtttacatttttttatgtaaCTTGGCTTTAATATTCTTCTATAATTTCAGGCGCAGTACTTCTCTGACGCTAAAAGGATACGTGCGATTGGCGGAAAAGGTGGAGACGGCTGTGTTTCTTTCTTGCAACTCTGGTGCAATGAGAGGGCCGGTCCGGACGGCGGAGACGGTGGACACGGCGGTCATGTGGTGTTCCAGGCATCGAACGATGTCCGCAACTTCAATCACGTGGACAGCGTATTGCGGGCGGAGGAAGGAGAAAGGGGCGGGGCCAAAGATTGCCACGGAAAGAATGCCAAACACTCGGTGATAAAGGTGCCCATTGGCACGGTCATCCGAAATTCCCAGGGACAGATCGTGGGTGACCTGGCACATGCCAATCTCATGTTCGTAGCTGCCCGTGGCGGTGCTGGAGGAAAAGGAAACCGCTTCTTTACAACGGATAAAGAGACCAGCCCCAAGGTGTGTGAGTATGGACCCACTGGCGAGGATCTCTCCTATACGCTTGAGTTGCGTAGTATGGCTGATGTTGGCTTGATTGGTTATCCAAATGCTGGCAAAAGTACATTGCTAAACGCCCTGACTCGCGCAAAACCTAAAGTGGCACCTTATGCGTTTACAACGCTACGCCCCCACCTTGGCACCGTTCTGTACGATGATCATGTCCAGCTCACCATAGCAGACCTGCCTGGGCTGGTTCCAGACGCCCATCTTAACAAAGGCCTTGGCATACAATTTCTGAAGCACGCCGAGCGCTGTACATTGCTGCTGTTTGTTTTGGACGCCAGTGCTTCGGAGCCCTGGAAACACTACGAGCAACTCGTGCACGAGTTGCAGCAGTTTGGAGGAAGCTTGGCCAGCCGTCCGCAACTGGTGGTGGCTAACAAACTGGATAAAGATGAGGGCCAGGCCAACTTTGAAGAGCTGCAGAGAAGACTACAAAATCCAGTTCTTGGCATCAGTGCCAAGATGGGCAAGAACCTAGGTCAACTCCTAGACAGCATACGCAGGTCGTACGACAGACACAAAGTCGATATTTAATTAGAATGGTTTATACAAttgttaattttatattaaactTAAACCTTATCGAGTACACACGGATAAAAGATCTATCTCTACAAGCCTTCTTCAGATGTGGGCAGCCAAAAGGCCATGTTGGTACACGCGGAGGCCAGCATCATATACTTGGGGTTAAACTGAACACATTGCACGGGACCGGGGTGATCTCCATTGAGCACAGACACCTTGTTACCTGTGTCTGCGTTCCAAATGTGAACTCGTCCATCGGTGCTGCCCGAGAAGATAAATTGTGAGTCGGGGCTGAAGCTAGCTTCGATGGCGATGCCTTTGTTGTTCGGGTATCCAGTGAAAGTCTGCAACGGTGTCCCGTGAAAAGCGTCCACTAACCGGATAACCGAGCCATTGGTGCTTATTAAGATTGTTTTGCCGTCTCGGGAGAACTTTAATCCAGTCCAGTCGCATTCCTTTTCTTGGTTCAGCTTGAAGGTTACGAAGGGACCCTTATCGAACGACCTAAGATCATAAAGTTTAATGCTCTCAGAGTTTACGCCGGCTGCGAAAATGAGGCCTTCTGGGTCGTAGGCGGCTATGGGTCGTCCAGAAAGATGCATGAGACCCTGACAGTTGGGTGATCTTAAATCCCATAAGCGCAGTGTCTTGTCCAGCGAGCCGGAGAGGAAAGTGTCTTCAACCGGTGAAATGCATAGCGATATGACTTTTTTCGTGTGGCCGGGAAAGTAGCGCAGATATTTGTTGTCATGGAGGCTCAAATACCGGATGGTGTCGTCCACCTTGGTAGAACTATGGATAGCAGTATTGTTTGCATGGGTAAAGTGGATTAGGTCCACGCCGTATTTCTTAGAGTTCACCGTCCGCGACTGCGTGCCCTTTTCGCAATCGTAAATTACAATCTGGTCGTCTTCGCTGCAGGATATGAGGTGTTCGCCATTGGGGGCAAAATCGATTGCGTTGATTTTGTCTGTGTTTTCTCTGAAGATCTTTGCCACCTTGAAACTCCGTACCACCGAATCAATTAGtttgattttcattttgaaaacCTGCAAGCGTGATTGTTGTCAatgttttcttcttttgaCACAAATAGGGATGtcgaatatatttatttatatcggCGATAAATTTACAGCATGACGCCTGATTCGATATATTTGAGCGCAAGCCTATCGATAAATAGAACTAGTTCCATCGGagccaaaattcaaaaaaaaaaatttatttagttaagattttaattataatgGACTCTGAGGATATAAATCtcttttatttaagctttaatttaaaatttaatgttaggtaaaatttttgtatacaAGCGAAGAGTTACACcaataaataaacacatttttaattgaatttaaattcgaaaatatttatttctttaataatatacataaatacatatgtacaatTAAGTAGGTGATTTTGTGGATGTCCTCCGAGTCAACAATAAAATGTAAGTAGGCAtatatttccattaaaacaAATATGTAATGTAAAACATTAAAGAAGCTAAAGCTGTTAAAAATGCGAATTTCTTATGTTTAACGGTCTATTTGTGTTCATGATGTGGAGCCTCGCTGGTGCAGATGCAGGGGGTATTGCCTAATAGCTCCTTGGGTTCCACATAAACGGTTCCTTCCTTTCCCCTGGCGAATGGTGTTTGTCCATTGGTTTGTAAGTAAAAATTGCCATGTACACTGGAAAGCAATTAAATTAGCAAATTATTTCTAAACCCCAGTTACTTAAAGCTTTGCTTTTTCTTTTGCTTACGAAGTGGGGCAGTGATGACCCATCACAACTGGGGGGCACGTCTCAGTGGTTTTCTTCTGCTTAAATTCGGACCAGTTCTTCGCAGGAACTGCATCGAATCTAATTGGATAGCGATCGGATACACTCTCGGCCCAGAACCACCAACTGCGACGGTGACTAGCCAAGTCGTTGTCACTGAGCATTTTGTAATTGCGCTTGGGGCAACCAGGTTGTAGACTCTTGCCTCCATTGGGCCAAAAGTCCGCCGTTCCCGTGCTTGTCGGAGCGCCATAAAGCCAGGCATCCGTATGTATGACGTCCACGAACTCGGCATCCGTGGCGCTTAGATGACTTCCGGGATAAAACAGAGGAAATGCAGGATCCAGGGCGGAAATTCTGTAAAATAGACGGTTTAGACactgtttaaaatttatttaaatctttcaaatggtaaattaaaataaatttgaagcTTTAAACACTTGCTATTCGTATTCAAGTTTCTCGTTACATTTGGTAAACTAATTGACTTGGGAATGTATTTTATGTATTATGTAAGTTCACTTACCTTTTTAGCTTTCGAACGCCCTTAGTGCGCTTGAATATTTCTCGGCCAATTAGTCCAGCCAGTTGACCTCCCATCGAGTGTCCAACTATGTGGAACTTTTCAATATCCAGACCATGGTCAAACATTTGAAGAAGTACCTTGGCCAGTTCCGGCCCCAGCTGTTTCAGGTTAGGCAGGGCATCGAATATATAGTTGCCATCGGCCAACTCTCCCCAATCCAAAACGATAAGGTTAGTGTCCTTGCGCTCCAGGTACGCTTCAGCAATAACATGGATGCTCTCTACATCCGGGTCTTCGATATAGCCATGCAAATAGAGAACCGTATTCTTGCACAAATCCAAGTTCTCGTCCTCCAGTAGACTCTGGTAATCAGTTAAGTCATAGATATCACTATCAGCTACCGTAGGTctgtaaaaaattatagatataagtttgaattttaatcaatttattgaatatccttgaaaatatagatttttaaatatttactcctattttattgaaatttataaattatgacCCTTACTTACCCATAATAGAGTATAAATTTGGCTGTGGTCAGATCCGCTCTGGAGTCCTTGAGGCCACACAGTAACCCTGAGAAGTAGATATCCAAATTGTTGAAGCTCCTTGTTTTTCCATTTCCGCCCACATACTTACtggatttgtttttaatggcCTTGTGCATTTTCCTGGGGTATGTTGGCTCCTAGTCCATAAAATGATTGATTACGTGACCAGTTGGTTTTCCGGCTATCCTCCTGCTTCCATGCGCTTATTAGCAATGACTGGGCCGGACACTCGATTAGCTGGATCAAGGCGGCGTGGCctaaaccatttaaattgATAActctaattaaatttcaatattattcGGATAAGATAATGTTTGCCGGCGAAAAAAGCCTTGCGACATGACTGTAGTGAATCACAAAAGTGGCACCAACGGTTGCAAAGTCCGCCTGGAGGTCCAAACAAATCGCCTGTCCATGCATCATTCATGTGTTCCTACAGTGGATCGTCTAATCCGGATCCTAGATTACTACGTCATCTAATCACTAATTGATTTCATTGTACAATAGTGGAGTAATTCAGAGGCAAGAAATGATTATAGATTTCAGGCGTTGGCGCCCCGGAGTCTAGTTACTCAAGTAGGTAATTTAAAATCAGTTCGAAAACATGGGTCGTAAATGCAAATTGCAAATCATAAATGAACTATTAATATGCAGCAAGCATTTCCTGGAGGAGAACCTCAATAATTTCAATAGGGTGGAACCAAACCTATATATAATATGATCCAAGATCCtataatttggaatttattattttttcggtACTAACATAGGCCCTCAATCTATTTAATGGGCATTTGAAAAGTGTAGCTTAGTACGTTACTACAATGGGATTTTAAAATGAGTATAAAATGTTGATCTTGTCAACCTTTATGAGACATTAAACCCAAAGTGTTATTTGAGAATTTGGTAAAACTGACCCGGGGTCAGTTGAACATGCTTTGGGCTTTACTGTCCATTGCCACAGATTACCTTAACCTGGGTCTGAATGGACGAACAACTATGATAAAATATGCAGACCTGAAATTACAGCAATGCCAAACAGTGAATACAGTATAActtgaacattttttaaaatatttcaaataaaaactaaaaaaaatgagaataaGCTGCACCTCTGATTAACATTTATATGAAATTTCGTCAAAATAGTTAAATAAGCTTTAGTGAAATTCCCCTATAGGCTAGTTCGAATGTAGTCAAGTTTCCCTATTGTTGTTTGACGAAATCGCAGCCCCACTTACCGCCCCACTTCACTGTCCCCCACCGGACACCCCAACGCGTGCAAATGTAATTTAAGTACCggcctttttattttaacctTACATTTAGCTTCATCATTATATTATACTACGGACATAAATAAAGAGCACTTCAATTTATATTTCGGCTTATCGGGGGGGGGAAATTAGCCGTCAGATAATGGCATCAGCTGGGGGAATCGGACGGCGGTGGTTAGGCGCCAAGCGTTTAACGGACGGAAGGCAAAGTGCTTAGCAAAACGCGCCACtttaagtaaaaataataatagtacTCAAATAACATAACAATAATAACCATTACAGTTCAGCATAGATGACATATTCGCGTAATTACAGACACCTGTCGCGCTGGTCAGAGGCACGAGAGGGGGACGGTCAGTGGACGGAAATCGGACGCGAAGTTTGCGACACTAGCGGAAAATTGATAATCACAAGTGTATTTACTTAGGCATAGACACAGATACTCAGacaccacacacactcaaCGGAATACGTCAATAATTGATTGGTTCCACCCAGTTTCTCCATCAAAATTTGCATCCGATTCCCCTGTTTGATTCTTCATATGACGATATTTTTCGAGTGGGACTTACGAGGGCTCGGAGCGTGGGATTGCGGCAATCGAGagttataaaaacaaaaacaaaaaaagctgAGCCGATGGACAGGAACCACGTCGGATCGGCGTCGCAGCTAAATACGACTGATctcgctaaaaaaaaatttcgttcAACAAGTCAGCAACTATCGGCAGGtaaaaaaaacgacaaaaagTGGACTATCGATAGCAAAAGCTCActtaagttttcaaaaaagtgAATCCTAAATTGTATCTGCTGCATTTTATAAAACTAGATggttagttaaaaaaaaaaaaaataaacaaactttttcatattttgactgtttttattgttttactacaatttttgttgcattcaGATGCGATCAAATGTTTCAAACTCTACGCATGGTTTTAATAATGATCTTTACGCctatgtggtaatttatatatataatataagtaTGTAAGTAATAATGTTTATCTGTGTGGCGATCAGTGGTTTTCCCTTTATGCTGGCATTGGTGACTCTTCTCCTCTCCTTTGTTCCATGATTGGTTTCATCtgcttcctttttgttttttttttcccaccAGCATTGGCTGCAGCGTTCAACACCTCACGGGTTTGGGGGATCCACTACAATTTTCCGTTCTTGAGTGTGGTT
This region of Drosophila bipectinata strain 14024-0381.07 chromosome 2L, DbipHiC1v2, whole genome shotgun sequence genomic DNA includes:
- the AlaRS gene encoding alanine--tRNA ligase, cytoplasmic; protein product: MKFLTAKEVRDAYLDFFKEQKHIYVHSSSTIPLDDPTLLFANAGMNQFKPIFLGTADPKGEMAKWVRVANTQKCIRAGGKHNDLDDVGKDVYHHTFFEMLGNWSFGDYFKKEICSWAWEFLTERLALPKDRLYVTYFGGDEASGLEPDLECKQLWLDLGLKPEHILPGSMKDNFWEMGETGPCGPCSELHFDRIGGRSVPELVNQDDPDVLEIWNLVFIQFNRESDGSLKPLPKKHIDCGMGFERLVSVIQNKRSNYDTDLFVPLFEAIQAGTGAPAYQGRVGADDVDGIDMAYRVLADHARTITIALADGGTPDNTGRGYVLRRILRRAVRYATEKLNAKPGFFASLVNTVVDLLGDAFPEVKKDPQHIIDIINEEELQFLKTLTRGRNLLNRTIEKLGSQTTIPGDVAWRLYDTYGFPVDLTQLMAEEKSLQIDMEGYEAAKHNSYILSQGKGASKIEEINLDVHAISQLQEQGVPPTNDSFKYKYEAVSDERDSAYNYGECTSKIVALRFENQFVNEITSGQKAGIVLDKTNFYAESGGQIYDQGALVKVNDEANEFLVDRVYNRGGYILHIGVVEGTLKVGDELQLHIDVERRWLTMKNHSATHALNHCLLQVLGKDTEQKGSLVVPEKLRFDFNSKAAMTIEQVAQTENLTKEMVYNNVPIYAKESKLALAKKIRGLRSVFDEVYPDPVRVISFGVPVDELEQNPDSEAGEKTSVEFCGGTHLRRSGHIMDFVISSEEAIAKGIRRIVALTGPEALKALKKAEAFEQEIVKLKATINADASGKDSKSHVKEIVELTEQISHATIPYVKKDEMRNLLKGLKKTLDDKERALRAAVSVTVVEKAKELCEKNPDATVLVKELEAFNNTKALDAALKQVRTQLPDAAAMFFSVDADSKKIFCLSSVPKSAVEKGLKANEWVQHVSATLGGKGGGKPESAQASGTNYEKVDEIVELATKFAQAKLA
- the LOC108125925 gene encoding haloacid dehalogenase-like hydrolase domain-containing protein 2, with product MFLISSGRRNYFQLRRMSIQAALIDLSGTLHVEDEPTPNAVEALVRLRDSGVAVKFVTNTTKESKTTLHDRLCKIGFQVDPSEIYSSLSAAVSYVESGKLNPYYLLSEDARKDFPPEDPERYFNSVVVGLAPNAFNYEQMNKAFKVLLEKKDNQLVAVHQGKYYKRGDGLALGPGCFVKGLEFATGRTAKVIGKPNSYFFEGALAGRDPSSCVMIGDDATDDIEGAMSVGMQGIQVKTGKYLPGVVPSPPATALVENFSEAVDWIIQNNKK
- the LOC108125922 gene encoding mitochondrial ribosome-associated GTPase 2, which codes for MLLTGRSFLGRVLLDISQNVGQKGFIVNYCKAATALRPTKAKSKRKEAQYFSDAKRIRAIGGKGGDGCVSFLQLWCNERAGPDGGDGGHGGHVVFQASNDVRNFNHVDSVLRAEEGERGGAKDCHGKNAKHSVIKVPIGTVIRNSQGQIVGDLAHANLMFVAARGGAGGKGNRFFTTDKETSPKVCEYGPTGEDLSYTLELRSMADVGLIGYPNAGKSTLLNALTRAKPKVAPYAFTTLRPHLGTVLYDDHVQLTIADLPGLVPDAHLNKGLGIQFLKHAERCTLLLFVLDASASEPWKHYEQLVHELQQFGGSLASRPQLVVANKLDKDEGQANFEELQRRLQNPVLGISAKMGKNLGQLLDSIRRSYDRHKVDI
- the Wdr82 gene encoding WD repeat-containing protein 82: MKIKLIDSVVRSFKVAKIFRENTDKINAIDFAPNGEHLISCSEDDQIVIYDCEKGTQSRTVNSKKYGVDLIHFTHANNTAIHSSTKVDDTIRYLSLHDNKYLRYFPGHTKKVISLCISPVEDTFLSGSLDKTLRLWDLRSPNCQGLMHLSGRPIAAYDPEGLIFAAGVNSESIKLYDLRSFDKGPFVTFKLNQEKECDWTGLKFSRDGKTILISTNGSVIRLVDAFHGTPLQTFTGYPNNKGIAIEASFSPDSQFIFSGSTDGRVHIWNADTGNKVSVLNGDHPGPVQCVQFNPKYMMLASACTNMAFWLPTSEEGL
- the LOC108126087 gene encoding inactive pancreatic lipase-related protein 1 → MHKAIKNKSRLLCGLKDSRADLTTAKFILYYGPTVADSDIYDLTDYQSLLEDENLDLCKNTVLYLHGYIEDPDVESIHVIAEAYLERKDTNLIVLDWGELADGNYIFDALPNLKQLGPELAKVLLQMFDHGLDIEKFHIVGHSMGGQLAGLIGREIFKRTKGVRKLKRISALDPAFPLFYPGSHLSATDAEFVDVIHTDAWLYGAPTSTGTADFWPNGGKSLQPGCPKRNYKMLSDNDLASHRRSWWFWAESVSDRYPIRFDAVPAKNWSEFKQKKTTETCPPVVMGHHCPTSVHGNFYLQTNGQTPFARGKEGTVYVEPKELLGNTPCICTSEAPHHEHK